In Methanosphaera sp. WGK6, a single genomic region encodes these proteins:
- the rimI gene encoding ribosomal protein S18-alanine N-acetyltransferase has product MIIRDFRLSDLDDVLRIEFNEFKDPYPVDILVQLYNCGAGFLVAEVAQKIIGYIIFWIKDGFGHIIVIAVDHNYQSMHIGSVLLEKALYLFKRNNIGVVRLEVRKSNIRAIKFYQKNGFIKIAEEDNYYADYESAIIMQYSNPNS; this is encoded by the coding sequence ATGATTATACGTGATTTTAGACTATCTGATTTGGATGATGTTCTGCGGATTGAATTCAATGAATTTAAAGATCCATATCCTGTTGATATTTTAGTACAACTATATAATTGTGGAGCAGGATTTTTAGTAGCTGAAGTTGCACAAAAGATAATTGGTTATATTATTTTTTGGATAAAAGATGGTTTTGGTCATATTATTGTAATAGCTGTTGATCATAATTATCAAAGTATGCATATAGGGTCAGTACTATTGGAAAAAGCACTTTATTTGTTTAAACGAAATAATATTGGTGTGGTTAGATTAGAAGTTCGTAAATCTAATATTCGTGCAATAAAATTTTATCAAAAAAATGGTTTTATAAAAATAGCTGAAGAAGACAATTATTATGCGGATTATGAGTCAGCAATAATTATGCAGTATTCAAATCCGAACAGTTAA
- a CDS encoding UPF0146 family protein — MSKIWENFSEYIIQNYGHSNKIIEVGVGKILEPSTILKQKLPQTTIKLVDINPYNETIIQDDITKPTSKIYENADLIYSIRPPEELQPDIFKLSEKFNCDILIKPLFTEEINYKYQNKIKLVNYKKMALYILKK, encoded by the coding sequence ATGAGTAAAATATGGGAAAACTTTTCAGAATACATAATTCAAAACTATGGACATAGTAACAAAATAATTGAAGTAGGAGTTGGTAAAATATTAGAACCTAGTACAATTCTTAAACAAAAATTACCTCAAACTACAATTAAATTAGTAGATATTAATCCATATAATGAAACAATTATCCAAGATGATATTACTAAACCAACCTCCAAGATATATGAAAATGCCGATTTAATATATTCCATAAGACCTCCTGAAGAATTACAACCAGATATTTTCAAATTATCTGAAAAATTTAATTGTGATATTTTAATTAAACCATTATTTACTGAAGAAATAAATTATAAATATCAAAATAAAATAAAACTAGTTAATTACAAAAAAATGGCATTATATATTTTAAAAAAATAA
- a CDS encoding amidohydrolase family protein: protein MITIKNGLVLTGINLEPVQTNVVINDDGRIIKLSPHYEEGEIIDATNCIVMPAFINAHIHIGDSIVKDVGDGLSIKELVEPPNGLKHQKLKEVNDDEIIEAMHESAKEMLYSGISTFIDFREGGLKGIELLKKATYDLPINACILGRSDEYYSSTITPNEARLITRELLQYCDGIGLSGINDIDPEIILQIAEVCNDEDKIAMIHVAEYYELQEKSIQLTNQTEVERALRAGFTNLVHVTHPIMQDLDLINASSPFIISCPRSNGMLSVGIPPISAYVEDGIDVALGTDNVMFNKPDMFREMEYALKSVRGAYKNKITAKDILKMATINGFKILGKDISIQENNISDILVIRRKSEDPYLSVVNRSSSEDIVNFIMGNQM from the coding sequence ATGATAACTATTAAAAATGGATTAGTTCTCACAGGAATTAATCTTGAACCCGTTCAAACAAATGTTGTAATAAATGATGATGGACGTATAATTAAATTATCACCTCACTATGAAGAAGGTGAAATAATTGATGCTACAAATTGTATTGTAATGCCTGCCTTTATAAATGCACATATTCATATAGGAGACTCTATAGTAAAAGATGTGGGAGATGGTTTATCAATAAAAGAATTGGTTGAACCACCTAATGGACTAAAACATCAAAAATTAAAAGAAGTTAATGACGATGAAATAATTGAAGCAATGCATGAATCAGCAAAAGAAATGTTATATTCAGGAATATCTACTTTTATTGATTTTAGAGAAGGTGGTTTAAAAGGAATTGAATTATTAAAGAAAGCAACTTATGATCTTCCGATTAATGCATGTATTTTAGGTAGAAGTGATGAATATTATAGTTCCACTATAACTCCAAATGAGGCACGATTAATCACTAGAGAATTATTACAATACTGTGATGGTATAGGTTTAAGTGGTATTAATGATATTGATCCGGAAATTATATTACAAATAGCAGAAGTATGTAATGATGAAGATAAAATAGCAATGATTCATGTTGCTGAATATTATGAACTACAAGAAAAATCAATTCAACTAACTAATCAAACAGAAGTTGAACGAGCATTACGTGCAGGTTTCACTAATTTAGTACATGTAACACATCCTATCATGCAAGACCTTGATTTAATAAATGCATCAAGTCCATTTATTATTTCATGTCCAAGATCTAATGGAATGTTATCAGTAGGTATTCCACCAATATCTGCATATGTTGAGGATGGAATTGATGTGGCATTAGGTACTGATAATGTAATGTTTAATAAACCCGACATGTTTAGAGAAATGGAATATGCATTAAAATCTGTAAGGGGAGCTTATAAAAATAAAATAACTGCAAAAGATATTTTAAAAATGGCTACTATAAATGGTTTTAAAATATTAGGTAAGGATATTAGTATACAAGAGAATAATATATCAGATATACTTGTTATTCGAAGAAAATCTGAAGATCCTTATTTATCCGTTGTAAATAGGTCTTCTTCTGAAGATATTGTTAATTTTATCATGGGAAATCAAATGTAA
- the carB gene encoding carbamoyl-phosphate synthase large subunit has protein sequence MPKDKDIKKVLIIGSGPIQIGQAAEFDYSGSQACKSLREEHVETVLVNSNPATIQTDIDSADKVYVEPLTAEVVAKIIEKEQVDAILPTMGGQTGLNIAIDLDKIGALDGIKVLGSPIETINNVEDRDLFAEFMDKLDEPIPKCHAINTLEEAYQAVEDIGYPVIVRPAFTLGGTGGGVANNKKELEEIVNHGLDMSFINQVLIDESVLGWEEFEYEVMRDKNDSCIIVCNMENIDPMGIHTGESTVVAPTQTLSDEDNQRLRNASIKIIRALGICGGCNIQFAVHPETKEYKVIEVNPRVSRSSALASKATGYSIAKVSSKIALGMTLDEIKNDITKETPASFEPAIDYVIAKIPRWPFDKFKGNTGELGVQMQSTGEVMAIGRTIEEALHKAIRSLDIDQEAFEYTEYTDYDLEHATDERIFELYSAVKDGRPIEELAEITKINPFFINKIKNICDMEDLIQENGIDVLSDAKLFRKIKQYGFSDKRIGQLIDEDETTIFKARHEIGLIPEYKMVDTCAAEFEAKTPYYYGTYDSAPQEEKDDKKKIVVLGAGPIRIGQGIEFDYCCVHAALALKDDDVETILINNNPETVSTDYDISDKLYFEPLTKEDVLAVLEKENPYGVIVQFGGQTSINLAQSISEAGYKILGTPFESIDMVEDREQFTEVLNELDIPQADYGIANSLDDAREVAHSIGFPVLVRPSYVLGGRAMEIVYDDDALDDYMKEAVKVSKEHPILVDKFLEDSIELDVDALSDGEDVYVCGIMEHIEEAGIHSGDSACVIPPQSVPQEIITQVEEYTKKLALKLGVIGLINIQYAIKMDEEPKLYIIEANPRASRTVPFVSKSIGIPIAKIASKLMLGSKLKDFDLVNYADIKHVSVKESVFPFLKIPDADAVLGPEMKSTGESMGIDKNFGLAYYKAQLAANMKLPTEGKIFLSVRDLDKPKIAPIAKKAKELGFDLIATRGTAEAAPDVEIDVIRKVSQGSPNIRDAMLNGEVAFVINTPSGKQSADDGYIIRRLTIELGIPYVTTIAGANAVLKAIEEAGSGEFNVKSLNEYGEL, from the coding sequence ATGCCGAAGGATAAAGATATTAAAAAAGTATTAATAATTGGTTCAGGACCTATACAAATAGGACAAGCAGCTGAATTTGATTATTCCGGATCTCAAGCATGTAAATCTCTAAGAGAAGAACATGTAGAAACAGTTTTAGTAAACAGTAATCCTGCTACTATTCAAACAGATATTGATTCAGCAGATAAAGTATATGTTGAACCATTAACTGCAGAAGTAGTAGCAAAAATAATTGAAAAAGAACAAGTAGATGCAATATTACCAACAATGGGTGGACAAACAGGTTTAAACATTGCTATAGATTTGGATAAAATAGGGGCACTTGATGGAATTAAAGTATTGGGTTCACCAATTGAAACTATTAACAATGTAGAAGACCGTGATTTATTTGCAGAATTTATGGATAAACTGGATGAACCTATACCAAAATGTCATGCAATAAATACCTTAGAAGAAGCTTATCAAGCCGTTGAAGATATTGGGTATCCAGTTATTGTAAGACCTGCATTTACATTAGGTGGAACTGGTGGTGGTGTAGCAAACAACAAAAAAGAATTAGAAGAAATCGTAAATCATGGTTTAGATATGAGTTTTATCAACCAAGTATTAATTGATGAATCAGTTCTTGGATGGGAAGAATTTGAATATGAAGTCATGAGAGATAAAAATGATTCATGCATCATAGTATGTAATATGGAAAATATAGACCCAATGGGAATACATACTGGTGAAAGTACTGTTGTAGCTCCAACACAAACACTATCTGATGAAGATAATCAAAGATTACGTAATGCATCAATAAAAATTATCCGAGCTTTAGGAATATGTGGTGGATGTAATATTCAATTTGCAGTACATCCAGAAACTAAGGAATACAAAGTAATTGAAGTAAATCCTAGGGTAAGTAGAAGTAGTGCATTAGCATCAAAAGCGACTGGATATTCAATTGCAAAAGTATCCTCAAAAATCGCTTTAGGAATGACATTAGATGAAATTAAAAATGATATTACTAAAGAAACTCCTGCTTCATTTGAACCTGCAATAGATTATGTAATTGCAAAAATACCACGATGGCCTTTCGATAAATTCAAGGGAAACACTGGTGAATTAGGTGTTCAAATGCAGTCTACTGGTGAAGTAATGGCAATAGGAAGAACTATTGAAGAAGCATTACATAAAGCTATAAGATCATTAGATATAGATCAAGAAGCATTTGAATACACAGAATACACAGATTATGATTTAGAACATGCTACTGATGAAAGAATCTTTGAATTATACTCTGCAGTAAAAGATGGAAGACCTATTGAAGAACTTGCAGAAATAACGAAAATAAATCCATTCTTTATTAATAAAATTAAAAACATCTGTGATATGGAAGATTTGATTCAAGAAAATGGAATAGATGTATTATCTGATGCTAAATTATTTAGAAAAATTAAACAATATGGATTTTCTGATAAACGCATAGGTCAATTAATTGATGAGGATGAAACTACTATTTTCAAAGCAAGACATGAAATTGGTTTAATACCTGAATATAAAATGGTAGATACATGTGCTGCAGAATTCGAAGCTAAAACACCATATTACTATGGAACTTATGATTCAGCACCACAAGAAGAAAAAGATGATAAAAAGAAAATAGTTGTTTTAGGTGCAGGTCCAATAAGAATTGGTCAAGGAATAGAATTTGATTACTGTTGTGTACATGCTGCATTAGCATTAAAAGATGATGATGTTGAAACAATACTTATAAATAATAACCCCGAAACAGTAAGTACTGATTATGATATATCTGATAAACTATACTTTGAACCTTTAACAAAAGAGGATGTATTAGCAGTATTAGAAAAAGAAAATCCTTATGGTGTAATTGTACAATTTGGAGGACAGACTTCAATTAACTTAGCTCAAAGTATAAGTGAAGCAGGATATAAAATATTAGGTACTCCTTTTGAAAGTATTGACATGGTAGAAGATCGTGAACAATTCACAGAGGTACTTAATGAATTAGATATTCCACAAGCAGATTATGGAATAGCAAATTCACTTGATGATGCAAGAGAAGTAGCACATTCAATAGGGTTCCCAGTACTTGTAAGACCATCATATGTTCTTGGTGGACGAGCAATGGAAATAGTATATGATGATGATGCACTAGATGACTATATGAAAGAAGCAGTAAAAGTATCTAAAGAACATCCAATTCTTGTAGATAAATTCTTAGAAGATTCTATAGAATTAGATGTGGATGCTCTTTCAGATGGTGAAGATGTGTATGTATGTGGAATAATGGAACATATCGAAGAAGCAGGTATACATTCTGGAGATTCTGCATGTGTAATTCCACCTCAAAGTGTTCCACAAGAAATAATAACACAAGTAGAAGAATACACTAAAAAACTCGCATTAAAACTAGGGGTCATTGGATTAATAAACATTCAATATGCAATTAAAATGGATGAAGAACCAAAATTATATATTATTGAAGCAAATCCTCGTGCAAGTCGTACAGTTCCATTTGTAAGTAAATCAATTGGAATCCCAATTGCAAAAATCGCATCTAAATTAATGTTAGGCTCTAAATTAAAAGATTTTGATTTAGTAAATTATGCTGATATAAAGCATGTATCTGTAAAAGAGTCAGTATTCCCATTCTTAAAAATACCTGATGCAGATGCAGTACTTGGTCCAGAAATGAAATCTACTGGGGAAAGTATGGGTATAGATAAAAACTTTGGATTAGCATATTATAAAGCACAATTAGCTGCAAATATGAAATTACCAACAGAAGGTAAAATATTTTTAAGTGTAAGAGATTTGGATAAACCTAAAATAGCACCAATAGCTAAAAAAGCTAAAGAGTTAGGTTTTGACTTGATAGCAACAAGAGGTACTGCTGAAGCAGCTCCTGATGTGGAAATTGATGTAATTAGAAAAGTAAGTCAAGGTTCACCAAATATTAGAGATGCAATGTTAAATGGTGAAGTTGCATTTGTAATTAATACTCCATCTGGAAAACAATCTGCAGATGATGGTTATATTATCCGAAGATTAACTATTGAATTAGGAATTCCTTATGTAACAACAATTGCTGGGGCAAATGCAGTTCTTAAAGCAATAGAAGAAGCAGGTTCTGGAGAATTTAATGTAAAATCATTAAATGAGTATGGTGAATTATAA
- the carA gene encoding glutamine-hydrolyzing carbamoyl-phosphate synthase small subunit: MVKTAKLALEDGTILEGEGFGAETVKSGEIVFSTAMTGYVESLTDPSFKGQILMSTYPLEGNYGVSSEWYQSDDVKVEAYIVRQVCTEPCHPKSEKTLPEFLEEFGVPGISNIDTRALTLKIRELGSMKAAVANIDISDEELLKIVQEQVPLEDRMLVNEVSVKEPKIIQERKEYNVAVLDCGVKKNILNHLTRRNVGVVLIPPTTSVEDILELDVDGILISSGPGNPENVDKIQDTIRNLSQKMPIAGICLGQQIIALSFGAKIYKMKFGHRGSNQPVQDIATGKVYMTSQNHSFSIDEESIKDTGLEITQINLNDGTPEALKHKTLPIFSIQYHPEAGPGPHDSNRFFDEFIEVIKSH, encoded by the coding sequence GTGGTAAAGACTGCAAAATTAGCGTTGGAAGATGGTACAATTTTAGAAGGAGAAGGGTTTGGTGCTGAAACTGTTAAATCTGGAGAAATTGTATTTTCAACCGCAATGACTGGATATGTTGAATCTTTAACTGATCCATCCTTCAAGGGTCAAATATTAATGTCAACGTATCCATTAGAAGGAAATTATGGAGTATCATCTGAATGGTATCAATCAGATGATGTTAAAGTAGAAGCATATATAGTAAGACAAGTATGTACAGAACCTTGTCATCCAAAATCTGAAAAAACATTGCCTGAATTTTTGGAAGAATTTGGAGTTCCAGGTATTAGTAACATAGATACAAGAGCTTTAACATTAAAAATTAGAGAATTAGGTTCAATGAAAGCAGCTGTAGCTAACATTGATATTAGTGATGAAGAATTACTTAAAATAGTTCAGGAACAAGTACCTTTAGAGGATAGAATGTTAGTTAATGAAGTTTCTGTAAAAGAACCAAAAATAATTCAGGAACGAAAAGAATATAATGTCGCTGTTTTGGATTGTGGAGTAAAAAAGAATATCTTAAACCATTTAACACGACGTAATGTGGGGGTTGTTTTAATTCCACCTACAACAAGTGTGGAAGATATTTTAGAATTAGATGTTGATGGAATACTAATTTCTAGTGGTCCAGGTAATCCTGAAAATGTAGATAAAATTCAGGATACAATTAGAAACTTATCTCAAAAAATGCCTATTGCTGGAATTTGTTTAGGTCAACAGATAATAGCATTAAGTTTTGGAGCGAAAATATATAAAATGAAATTTGGACATAGAGGTTCAAATCAACCAGTACAAGATATCGCTACTGGAAAAGTATATATGACTTCCCAAAATCATAGTTTTTCAATTGATGAAGAATCAATAAAAGATACAGGTTTAGAAATAACTCAAATTAACTTAAATGATGGAACACCTGAAGCTTTAAAACATAAAACATTACCTATATTCAGTATTCAATATCATCCAGAAGCTGGACCAGGACCACATGATTCTAACAGATTCTTTGATGAGTTTATAGAAGTAATTAAAAGTCATTAG
- a CDS encoding thioesterase family protein, with product MYKTIITPRMGETDGLRHINNNNIPLWFETARNPIFKIFVPDLELTYKKWNLIMVHAEYNYLKQIYYGHDVEIRTYISKIGNSSFTVFQEAWQNGQLRDNGSTVIVYFDFIKQESKTIPNEIRKQLEQHFITREELEKNNKKEMNENKNKY from the coding sequence ATGTATAAAACTATTATTACACCACGTATGGGTGAAACTGATGGACTACGACATATAAATAATAATAATATTCCACTTTGGTTTGAAACTGCACGAAACCCTATTTTCAAAATATTTGTACCTGATCTTGAATTAACTTATAAAAAATGGAATCTTATCATGGTTCATGCAGAATATAATTATTTAAAACAAATATATTATGGACATGATGTTGAAATAAGAACTTATATTAGCAAAATAGGTAATAGTTCATTCACAGTATTTCAAGAAGCATGGCAAAATGGACAACTAAGAGATAATGGTTCAACAGTTATTGTATATTTTGATTTTATTAAACAAGAAAGTAAAACAATTCCCAATGAAATTCGTAAACAACTTGAACAACACTTTATAACAAGAGAAGAATTAGAAAAAAATAATAAAAAAGAAATGAATGAAAATAAAAATAAATATTAA